The segment ATGGAACTTGTTCACATACCAAAACTTAAACAGAAAGTATATAGCATATAAGGATGCTGCAGCCTAGTTTGAAGTTTAAAGGAAAGTAAAACACAAACAACTTGCTAAAAACTAAATAAAGCAAAAGGATTAACATAAAAAGGGATCATGTCTTACAAGGTCTTTAAGCATGGCTCTCAATCTTCTAGTTGACTGAGTGATATAGGCATTGCATGTGCGTTTGACACCCCCTGACTTACAGCTTCCGGTGAACATTGCCACAAACTGTGAAGTACAAACTACAATACAAATAATGCACAACTAAAATTTAGTTTCAATTCAATAGTATGAGATATATATCATACtattctaaaacaaaaaaagtaacaGCAAGGTGTATGCCTAACTCTTCTAAAAAAAGTGCATGTCGGAAACAAAACATAGAAGGTGCATTGTCTCTGCGGAAAAAAAACTTCCACCTAGGCTACATGcatatgtaaaaaatatgaaaGCACTACAGGTTTCCAGTGCCATTGTGGTTAACTTCATTAAACTAGTGTTATACCCGCAAGAAAATCACATATAAACAAGGCATATATACGATGAGATTACCATAAAATATTTTGCAGAGGTTCTTCcgaaacataaaatatagacTTCGGAAAGCATCTTCCCATGCCAATTGTCTCTTTTGTAGGAAATCATCTTCACCTAAAACAACAAAATGAAGATCTCTTTAAAGAATTTGGAAGGAAGATGACTGATAAGAAGGCATATAGCTCATGAACTCTCGTTAACAAACCTCTGTCTGGTCCAGATGTTAGCAATGCTGAAATGATACAAGGTGGCAGGGTGGACTGGGGATAAATCCATGAGTGTAGAGACATGGAATTTAACACTTGGGAAACCACAGCTGATCCAGAACCACTGCTGTTATCTTGATTTACCACATTACACGACAACGAGTTTAGCTGTGGCATACCATTGTAGGTACTACTCATGATTGACCTATGTAACCTAGAACAGTATTAAAATGGAAAATAACAGACTGAATCAGACTTCAGAGGCAGAAAAACAGTATTTCATGTACTTAATATTAGAAATAGCTCAACTCACCAATTTAATGGGGAAGAGGAAACAAGTCGAACATAAGTCTTCATGGAAAGGTCCAGAGGAATCTCTCCCCCAGGAATGTGGAATTCAGATACAAAATTTCCACTTAATGAAGCAGTATCAGACTTCTCACTTATATCATCAGGATGAACCGACAATTGTGCACAAGTGGCAAGTCCTTTCAGAGCTTTAGTCTGTTGAAAGACGACATCAGTTTTACTAGGATCAAAATATCTTACTAACCATCTCAAATGATCAAAGACTATCAAGTGAAGCATACCATATCAATATCTGGCAAGTAGGCTAACTCTTCACCCCTTGTTGAAAGTTCTGTGACACTGCGAAACCTGCTCTCATTTGTTTGACGAGCTTCGGTGTTCGTATCATTAGAAACTTCAGTAGACGCATCATTGTCTTCACTGTTAAGACAGTAAAGCATTAACATAAGTTAAAACACAGTAAGTCAGCTTACTCTAGACAGAAATTGGCAGAGGCATTGTACCGGATAAGTTGTTCTCTTTTGGTGGCAGCAACGTTTGACAGTAGAGAAACATTGAATAGGTTGCTGGATTGCTCTTTCACACCATTTTCCTGtggtaaagaaaaataaatttttttcaaGTGTACTAAACTAAAAAGCCCTATTTTTCATAAGTTTTTCACACACAAAAACTAAAGTTATCAAGAATCAGAGAAGGTTGTAAAACCTTAGAGATATCTTTGCCAGAATGCATCCAAGGCCGAGCCTTTTTGACAGGATAGAGTTCATCCATACGCATCTCAATATATTTTGGATTCTTCAACTGTTCTTGCTTCTTAAACCCATATTCCCTCTCAATACTACTGCCAAGACAATCAATCACAAGtaagacaaaaaaagaaaaaataagttCACTAAGTTGAAGACTTTTTGGTACCTTTTGCAAGGGCGCAATGCATCAAAGGATTCTTTAGCTTGGTCCACGAAACTAGTCCGCTTCAGTTGTTCTCCCTGTGTAAGTGAGCAAGGACAACATTAGAATCAGAGATGAACAAACTTTGCAAACtcgagaaagaaaacaaaacaacttACTCTTAGCTCAGCGGGAGTCTTTCGCTTAGCTTTGGAGCCTCCACTCATTTGTAGAGAAGTGCCAAAAGCACCAGGAGCTACTACTTTCGCCATTTTTCAGAAGATGTTTGTTTGATTGATCTGGCACAAAATCAGGAAGTTAACATCGTAACCCTAAATTGAGAAAAGACTATGCTGAAGAAGTTACAAGCGAAGATTTTCGATTATAAACATGAATCGGAGATAGGATTAGGAAACATACTCACCACGCTCGTTGGGGGTTAATGTCTTAGCTATGTAGCAAATCCAGCGGCGTAGAGGGATAGCGATGAGCTCGTCGTGGTGTGAATCTCCACGGCGAGGATGGGCTTaggttctctctctctgtcttgtAAATAGTGAAGTGGGAGGGAAGAGGAAAGGGCGTGAAATTGGAAGCCTTTTTCAAATCATTTTctcaatatgttttttttttttgggggttcCCTCCCTCCTCCTGTAAATGTATTTGTAACAGTTAAAGCTAACGCCGTCAACGTTGACTCAAGTCTCAAAGTGTCATCTCTCCCGGTTATGAAACAGAAATATTACGTTTGGTTTAATACGGTTCagcttcatgttcatgttctgatctatctatcttatatatataactagggtcggcccgccctgcGGGCGGGGAGTtggaaaaaaaactatttatatgaatttatattaatcttatgaagcatttttttaaaaaaaattgtagattgaaacaatattataaacaaaataaataaatagaattcGGAGatcatgttattatttttaataaatatttttggactGAATTAGAATGACAATAACTTTCATTATTCTATGAAAGACAATCTAATATAATAGGATTAATGATGTCCTTCATGTGCATATAATTATGCAATGATCATGCGAGAAAAATATGTTAAGGAAAAGCTTATATTATCTAAGCCAAAACAACATTTTGTTAGTGAATGAATAGCTTGGTCTATgtatgttttaattaaaatgtgaTAGTTTTTTCCTAATGAAAGTCATACTTCAACTTGACTGCCACTCAATTGAAAACAGTCTGTcgttattaaataaatttagaaTTTATTAGATAGGTTTTACTATTAATTTAGAAGTTATTAATACTATGGAACCTTGCGGTAtgaattaacaatatatttaaactaaatgATAATATTGCATGGATGTTTTTATAGAATCCATGATTGTATGTAATAAAGATCTTATGTTGCAATGCATGTAATTATCttgcaaaatatatttttgcattGGTGTATTAATACTTTGAAATAAAACCTTTTACCGTACAAAAGGAATcgttcaaaattttcaaatatcaaaGTGTTCGTTTATTCAAATAGCTAATTAGgagtaatatataataatatgtcaTGTGCGCTattgtatgaaaaaaaaaagaataagttAGGAGCACTATTTATCATGAAATCATGGACCTTAAAAAATAAATCGATGTAAATGAGTAAAGAAAATAATGGttcctatgttttttttttgctaaaacattattcatatgttAAATGCTCAGTATATGTATATCAAATTACTAAATTCAATTTTTCATtcactatataatataatacttTTATATGTATGTTCACTAATATAATATAAACCTATTGGTTCATCtagttttttggtttttacgggctattttacatattaaaataaataaaaaatattttattgtattttcgATACATGTAAATGCAATTAAAATCATCGTACTCGGTTCTggtgatttatattaatttgtcATACCGGAATGATCGGAATGAATATCAACAATATCATAAGAACTGTTTTATGATGTATTCGTAAGACGAAGAACACAACATTATTTGTTTACTAAATATAAGCGTACAAATGTTTATATTTGAAACtccttcaaaaatataatattaattatcttAATTTTGGATTAATACtttaaactatttcaaataaaataaaaaccttGTAATAGTTTATGTTGTACATACTTTCGagtgtatattattatttctaaCAAAAGAATAACGTCGACAAAAATTATAATCGTtacatttttgaattttgacTGGGCTCCTAATTTCTAACAAAAaataatgatgaatattaaTGTTACTTTTAACTCAAACTAACCTATTATTTGAAATGTTaatcaaaatttacaatataatttgtaagtaaataaaattgttttccGCTCTACAccataacttttatttaagaataACATTTTAGCTTTCAATTATTTGATGAAATTAAACATGTATTTTATACAAAggattttttttagtatttattcaCCCGCCGTAAATATGTAGATGAGCAATCGATCATACTCAAAGTGGGTTTCCAAAGTTgcaacataatattttaaaagatatagAACATCTTCATATTTTGTAGGTAGTTGTCTCTCTGATTTACAGGTGAAAAGGAAATAAGCAAATAATTTGAAATGGCTAGTGGAAAGCTATACTACGTTGTTCATATGAGTACAAATGTACAATCACAAATCATCATCAACCAACCTTATCTCAAAGCCACCCTCCATAAGCTTTGTAAAACCCTGCATTTCTCACAAACAAACGTACGATGCTGATTCTGTAGAATCCCACCAGTATTTCAGAGCATTTTAAACTAACTTTTTGTGAGAGAATCATTGATCACCAAAGTGCCTTGTAACCAGATAAACTGGTATTTTAAGAACACAGGCTTTTCCTTTTCCTATGCTTTTTTGGTTCCAGCCTCTTGTTTTGCTCTCTCCCTCATGCCTTAGAACGAAATCATTTGTTGTTCCTGAAGCCGCAGGTGTTTACTGAGTGCATGACCAATTTGTTTCCGCTCTTCTGGAGACAATGCCGCTATACGCTCAGCTAGCTCTACGATCTTGCTCGAAGGCTGGGGCCTAGGACCATATGAATATTGCTGCAAGAACCACACCTGCACAGACCATTTTACTTGGGTTGCATTGGCAAAATGAACATTCATGAAAAGTGATACTTCATGACTGTACAACTCTGCTACCATACAAAAGTCAACCCAAGATTATTTCAAGTGACACAAAAAGAATTCTACGATTCTAAAAATCTACAAATCTAAACAACTCTCCTGTGTTACATAAAGAGGACAACTTTAGATTTGTGGATTACTAAATGTTGTTGTTGATCAATGCAAAGAGAGCTAAAATCACAGAATGAGAATGATTATGCTTACATGATGAACAATATATGGTGGAAGAGTAAGCCTTTCACCTAACTGATATGGCGGAGTGCACTCAACTTAGTAAGGTAAGTCGGTTATCTCATCCAAAGTGGTTGAATCGTTGAAACGAATCAATAGAGGAGACTCGGGCAGTATAAAATTCTGATTGCGCCGAGTCACATAAGTGGTGAGACGGTGGACGTTGACGGTGGTTAGCATGAGCAGGCCTGAGCATGAGTGTTGcctgaaaacagaaaaaaaaacgaaactaTAATGAACATGAGTTAACCATAATACTGAGAAGAGGTTTCTCTTGTAAGATTAGTAAGAGGGGGAGTATGATGTTCAGGGATCGAGACTGACCTTTTTGGAGCAAAAGCGAACAACACATCATCAGAGTCTCCGTGATCTAAGACTTTCCACTTTCTAACAGAGTTTTTAGAACCAGACATATAGTTCAAGAAGCCAGAGAAGCTAGGAACTTTTCAGGGGAGGTAGAACAATAGCGAAACCAAACTCATGATGCCTGTCTCAAGTCTATCTTTCAAACCATTGTCGTAGCTATATGCAACCGCTCGTTGGAACTCATCTAACTACATAGAAACTATACGATGAATCAATAAACGATTGTTGTTTTCATGGATTGAGAGGATAGTTTTTAAGGGAGAAAGGCTAACCTTTTATAGTTGCGGGTACACCGCCTTACAGAAGAGAAACTTGCATTCAATGTCAGATCTTGGTGGATGGAGTTAAGAAGGCCATAAAGGCAATGAATAACGTTTTGGTCAATTAGAAAAGAAGATTAAACGACGCCATTGAAAATCCAGAAAGAGATACTTCAAATCGATTTGAGccactgaatctctccaaaacTCCATTGTTGGTGTCAGAGAAGGTGTAAGAACAACGTCTTCGTCAGAGATCAAAACGTAGGATCAACGTCTTCGTCTTTTCGCTTGCACCGTATTAGGTTTAGAAGGACACCGTTTCTCTCTTCGGGCCGGATAATCTCACATCTTCAGAACCCATCACGCAATAACCGAACAAAGCCCATGACACCATCGATTAAATGAAACAGTGAGTATAGAAGAGATGTACACGATTGAAACCCCAATGAACGGAATTGTCACGCTGACCTCTGTCTGCATCTCAGCCTCTCTAATGGCGGAGATCGAAGATTGTGATGAACCCTAAACTCCAGAACGGTGCGGATGAAGGGTCTTGCTTTTCACGATAACGACATGGGTCCTCGAGGACATTATTGGGCCCAAACAACACACAGCGAAGCCCACATAAATCACGGAAGAAAGTTAATGAAACGCAGCGCGTAGTCTTAGTGGACACGCGTCGCTCCTATATTGAAAGACTTTCCACGTGGCATTACAGGAGGGTCAccaacatttttatatatatatagatagataagTGATTTTGTTGATTTGTTACAATCTCTAcgattttaaaatgaatcattaattttaataaataaattgtaaaattattagttttaacAAAAGATTTTAGTGAATATCTTAGTACTGTAgaattattagttttaataaatgattttagtgattattttaatatattaattaacagagattcaaaaattatataaaatttaaaatttattatgtattttactATATCAAACATTCCGCTTGaaccaattttaaaaatatattttacaggATATATAGAGTAATGTTTTaacatgtattattttattttaaattaagctAATGTTCCTTTAATAACTATATAGATAATGATTTTGCTGATTTGTCATATTCTATGTAATTTTACGATGaatcattaattttaataaataaattgtacaattattagttttataaacaattttagTGATTAACTTAATGTATTAATTAACATAGATCAACAGATGTTATGATGGGGGCGATGAATGGCTGGTTCAACGGTTGTTATAATGGAGGCGATGAATCTTCGTAGATGTCTGTCACCCCTGCATGTTGAGTGTGAAGCATTAATATGGGCAATGGAGTGCATGAAGACCCTTCAACATTTTGATGTAGTGTTTGCGACGGagtgttctcaattggtgaagatggtgttgACACCtgaagaatggccagctttCTCTATACATTTGAAAGAATTTAACTGCAGTTTTTCTTCCCTGGCTTCTGGAACAGTACCAAGAGCACAAAATACCTTGGCGGACAAACTTACACGTGGTGTAAGAAGTTCTCTTTCAGCTATGCTTTATGTTGATTCTATCCGTCCGGTTTGGCTCTCTGAACCGGGTAGTTTAGTTACTTAGATAGCTAttattgtcaaaaaaaaatttaacatagaTCAACAAAttctatcaaaattttaaatttaatgtattttgcTATATGAAATATTCTGCTTgaagtaatttaaatttttttgtgcaGAATATGTAGAGTAATGTTTTAACATCAATTATTTTATCTTTAAATTTagctaattttcttttaataatgaaatagataatattttacaaaatatagaaaattGTATGATAACTACAACGTATGatctacataaatattttatattatcttatttactatttcacaaaaagaaaattatcatATCTTGTATGTTAAGAAAGAGTTATATTGTTCAGGGTTTCgttaattatatattgttttagatttcgtTAAAATTAACAGTCCAAAAAAATAACACTTTTTAGCGGTTACAATAAAAAATCCAAGATTTTAATATGTGTatgtaatttattattttaatttataggtttgcgttaaaagaaaaaatcacaAGTTTTAACAGGTGTGTGtaatttactatttttaatttgtcAATGTTTAGTTAAAAAGTATGTTTTTAACTACCGTAGGTTTTGATAATAGTTAtcactataaaaaaattaagtttataCTCTACTGATATCAACTTAGTGCGCGATCGCAGATCATATTAAGAAACATATTAATAGCAAAcatacaaagaagaaaaatatgaaattttttaaacacaagagatcatgtatataaattatataatttaaagaaACATCATGATGTAGATGATCTCATTGATTTTGTGGCTATAAATTCAGATTCTAGTGAAAATGAAAATTATCTAAACTTTAATAGGTTCACAACGAAAAAATGCTAACTCAAATATATTGCTTGATGAAAGGGTCTTTTCCCTCATAGGCTTTATTGATAAATGcaataatagttttgtttttgcaaactgatatttttatgttattttaaattattaataaatttttattaggtTATTACGATGGTGGTGATCTGCTATTTATGTTGTGTTTCCATAAAGGAAAAATCAAGCTATCTCTTATGAAAATATCACTTACTTCACTGTTAAAACTTTTTACAACAAGAGTGAATTGAGGAACCACCATAAAAtaaattcttaaattttttgaGGGATATCTagcatctaatttttttttctaacattATATTAACAGAAATAACTCTAAGACCACTAAACTAAAGTCAAATCAATCAAATTAGATAAACATCACTGTTCTTTAATCTTGAAAGAAATTTCTGTACAAGCAATCTATTGACTTATTAAACGAATAATTATACTTTTAAAGATATGAATTTCACATAGACAGTAAAAAGCTACTTAGCAAATAATAGGAATTTAGTTAAAGTAAAACCAATAAAATGTCCAACAAAAAAGTGATTAATTTAATTGTGTATCTAACTAAATAGTTTAGgtttaaatacaaaaatttacatttaaatcaaAAATTTGTTGAATATATATTTGCGAGGGAAGATGGGTCTGAATTTGGAAGCTCGTGATGGGGGAAACCAATTCAACGATGAAATAAGTGTTTGCAGGGAAATATGAGTATGAAATTTTGATGGAGGAATCCACAAAGGATCCTGACTATCAGCAAAGTTACAAAGAGTAAACAAACTTACTTAGAAACCAAATCAACAAATGTAAACGAAATAATAATCAAACAAAATCTAACTGTCAAACTATCTTATTGTACCATATCATTGTTGGAACATAGGAACACAAAACAAGAGAACAAGTGTTTCTGAAAtgctttgttttcttatttaaaaatatcacGATTACAAActatattaaatagattaagCTACAACTAAAACCCTGAAAATACTGAGCTTCCTATAAACTAGGAAGACTTACTCTAATCGACAACAAACTTAAACCAATCCAAAACTGGTTTAGACAATAAACCAATCGATAATATGACTTATTCTAAGAcaataaactttatttttcaatcatcacaacaacaaaagatttgagaaaaaaaagataaaatttaacTTAAATATGACCGTAGAATGTCCAACATTCAATCAAGGACTCAAATCAGCAtatcacaatactaaaagtaAGATATTCTGAAATTCTAGGCTATCCACGTCACTAAAAATATTCTTCCAATCACAACATTTTATTTTGACACGTCAGATAGGCTTGAATCTAATATCTTTTTGCCGTCTCCTTCCTTTCAACTTTCGACCTCCCCTATGTCTTCAACTCTGTCGCTTCCTTACCTTCTATTTTACAATCAAAGCATTAGCTTTGTATGTATCTACTCGCGAAACCTCAGATACTATAAATCGGAGAGGTGGAAAATGGAATCAAGCATCACCAACACGCTTTCTCAATTTATTTTCTCTCAAAAATCTAAAATCCTCTTTTGAAATACTTCCGTCTGATGCTGTCGTTGGTCGCCTCCTCTTCCTTTTCTTGGACTCGCGAAACATCAagcaaaatgaaaatttatggAATCACTCTCCTTATCCTTGCAGAAAAGGTATTGTCGTCTTATACTATCGAGCATCATATTTTTCgatcactgttttttttttgaaagacatGATTTTACTCTTCCAACAGAATTTAGTGATCCACAGATCCATTCCTGCTATAGATGAAATTTAGAACAATGATTAGGAAGTTTGACATCTTCAATCTCTTGCAAACACGAACTCAAAACTGCCTGCTTTTTCATTTACGTTtgctaatttatattttagaaatttatatatgatttcGTTATTAATTGTGAAGCTCTTTATCAAATGGCAAATCTTGGCCAAATTCGTCATGTGCAAGGTTCTGACCTTAAGAACGGTGAAGCAATGACTAGACTTGTGGTCTATTTCCTCACTAGGAGTTTTGCATAAGAGGAGTAATATGTGGAAGAGAGTCAGAGTGAAAGAGAGATAATTGTTTCCCATTcggttttgtttttgtcttatAGTCTGGTGTTCTCTACAGCTCTGTCACAAACTAAAGTGTTCAATCAAGACAGGTCAGTCCCTAATTTAAACATCTTCTCATGTTTTTGGTATTTCTTACTTAAGAAAAATATGTCTGACCACTTTCCCTTCCAAAAAAGTTGGATGACTTTTTGATTTCAGTTGTGCCGTGAGATTTCAGTTTTGGGGTTTCTAAACTTGGTTGGATCTCCTAAGAAAAAGCTGTTTAGAATTGATTACGAGATATAAACCCTGCAAACAAGAAAGAGTGAAGACAATGGgcagagaagaagagaatcaaAGTCTTAagtgaaagagaaagaaaaagaaaaagttaacTTAGAGTCAAAGAAGGAGGCAACCTTGCATTACATCTCTAAAGAGTCGTTAGTCATCTTAAGAGGTTAGTTAATAATTAAACTGAGTAAGTCAAACTAGGAGATGATCAGAGAGTGGTCTGAGAAAAGTTGTTAGAACAGTGTTTTAATTGCTTGCAAGATTTGTCTAAAGGCTAGAAGTATGGATTAGGTGTAAGTAAGCATGATTAAAGTCAGTTAGTTAATCTGCTATGAAGAGCAAGTATGATCTATTATAAGAATGTATGCAAGTCTGCATTTTTTTtccattgttgttgttgttgtagaaTGTGAGACAAGCAAGTGGATCATTGCAGCAAGGGAAAAGCATGATTGTGGCGGGTTTTGCTGAGGCGAAGAAGGATCATGGTTACGAACTGATTCAAAAGTAGTGTGCAAGATATGCGACAGATTGTCGAAGATTGGAAGAGAGATGTGGTTGCTCctaaagagaaagagattcTCCAATATGTTGGTGGATGAGTTTACTCAAAGGTGTAATGCATGAGAGATAAAAAAAACCAATATGGTTTTGGATTAGTAAGGAAGCTGATATATTTGCTCATTTAGACCCTTCTTGATGACTGCAGCTGAGATCTTCCTGTCCTGTGGCGCTCTGCAGAATAGAAGAGGACATGGTCGATGGCTTCCCTTATGAAGTCCCTGCAGAGTATATAAACATGCATCTTATCAAGGGAAGAGCCACTGTGTACATGAATGTCAAGATCAAGGACAACCCCCAACCTTGAGGATTGTGTTTTCTGTAGTGTCCTCGATGGCTATAACGCCCCTGTTACCGCCGGAAACTTTGTGGACTTGGTGGAGCGCCATTTCTACGATGGCATGGAGATCCAGAGATGTAAGACATCAAACTTTCCCCacaatatatattcaaattatatgtaATGCAGAACAGGAGTTTGAGAATGACCAGGATCGAGCcaagtgtttttggtgctgaaAGTGAGTGAGCTGACGCCAAGCAATTCCAACATCTTGGACGGTCGTTACGCTATCTTCGGCTACGTTACTCAAAATGAAGATTTTATGGCTGTTAAAGTTGGTGATGTCATTAAGTCCATTCAAGTTGTCTCAGGTTGAGAAGAACATGTTCTTGCACAAGAGAAAACTGAAAACAGAGTATACGAATAAAAAGAAATAGACAAATCTGAATAGTTTAACAGAAGCTATCCCACTGACGACAACAAGACAAGGATTTTTTTGCTCTTTGGAGTTTAAGAGTTTTAATTAgccaaaagataaaaaaaacatgttatttGCATTTGTGTTAGCACTGACAGGAAATATGTTACAAAGCAACATGTTACTACTTTATTTgtattagatatatattttagtgTTTAATTACTTTCAACACCAGACAATGAAaagacaaatatgaaaacacaCAACTATACCATTAAAACCCAGATTTTATTTGATCATTATATTAGGTCATAAACTATATcaaattctattttttgttcaatctattccaaattttttttccaCCACATTTTTAACAAAGTCCAGCAAAAAccactaattttttaattttgtaactatataattttataaatctctagagttcttaaattttttaaaacaagttTATTAgaattctatattttaaaattaattcggggtaaaataattaatttatgttcGTATAATTTGCTATTTTTtaaaaccaaattttatatcttttacCTTACACTATTTTCAATGATATACTAGCCACTATCTAAGTACACATTAATCAATCCAAGGAACTTTGGCATTTGAATATGGAAGCGATAAAAATACTGATGGTTGATCAAATCATTACCAAGAACACATAAAAAAATACCGGTTATTCTAATATCAACCTAATCAAGTTGTGTGCCTTCCACTATTACATTCATCACTATTatagataaaaaaacaaaagttcaaaaacaaagaaaaaacaaacgaCAAAATTCTTTATACAAATCTACAAAACGCATCAATGTACACGGctccgcgcttgcgcgggggcTATGCCTCTAGTCTTATATAAATTCAGAGTTATCTGAACACACAGACtcgatattattatttttcaataacaCTTGTTACTTCGGTTGGTAGTTGACAGAATTACACTATGACATACTTTCTACGACtccaatgaaaatattttaagcaTGTGGAGTACATTGTTTGG is part of the Brassica rapa cultivar Chiifu-401-42 chromosome A09, CAAS_Brap_v3.01, whole genome shotgun sequence genome and harbors:
- the LOC103841376 gene encoding protein downstream neighbor of Son isoform X2, giving the protein MAKVVAPGAFGTSLQMSGGSKAKRKTPAELRGEQLKRTSFVDQAKESFDALRPCKSIEREYGFKKQEQLKNPKYIEMRMDELYPVKKARPWMHSGKDISKENGVKEQSSNLFNVSLLSNVAATKREQLIREDNDASTEVSNDTNTEARQTNESRFRSVTELSTRGEELAYLPDIDMTKALKGLATCAQLSVHPDDISEKSDTASLSGNFVSEFHIPGGEIPLDLSMKTYVRLVSSSPLNWLHRSIMSSTYNGMPQLNSLSCNVVNQDNSSGSGSAVVSQVLNSMSLHSWIYPQSTLPPCIISALLTSGPDRGEDDFLQKRQLAWEDAFRSLYFMFRKNLCKIFYVCTSQFVAMFTGSCKSGGVKRTCNAYITQSTRRLRAMLKDLDICYSMPLCKTKIDETTVEDLAELSKIENHNLGQARRLRSVSNIDNTPESFLAFEGNESVHGVYDLLLNYRSSLGFLLTADVPVLYSPVPFQNAALSSPEIKCTEMVKTDDTSCCMVEVKGEYLPPWIISNICANVGANGQNFEASFVTEPTSVSLNMGLPQIPEKTEPETSVTEGTGETKDGASGIPGAVICPQLQAGYLKSLKYCNNLNTVSVSLSPS
- the LOC103841376 gene encoding protein downstream neighbor of Son isoform X1, which produces MAKVVAPGAFGTSLQMSGGSKAKRKTPAELRGEQLKRTSFVDQAKESFDALRPCKSSIEREYGFKKQEQLKNPKYIEMRMDELYPVKKARPWMHSGKDISKENGVKEQSSNLFNVSLLSNVAATKREQLIREDNDASTEVSNDTNTEARQTNESRFRSVTELSTRGEELAYLPDIDMTKALKGLATCAQLSVHPDDISEKSDTASLSGNFVSEFHIPGGEIPLDLSMKTYVRLVSSSPLNWLHRSIMSSTYNGMPQLNSLSCNVVNQDNSSGSGSAVVSQVLNSMSLHSWIYPQSTLPPCIISALLTSGPDRGEDDFLQKRQLAWEDAFRSLYFMFRKNLCKIFYVCTSQFVAMFTGSCKSGGVKRTCNAYITQSTRRLRAMLKDLDICYSMPLCKTKIDETTVEDLAELSKIENHNLGQARRLRSVSNIDNTPESFLAFEGNESVHGVYDLLLNYRSSLGFLLTADVPVLYSPVPFQNAALSSPEIKCTEMVKTDDTSCCMVEVKGEYLPPWIISNICANVGANGQNFEASFVTEPTSVSLNMGLPQIPEKTEPETSVTEGTGETKDGASGIPGAVICPQLQAGYLKSLKYCNNLNTVSVSLSPS